The following coding sequences are from one Sciurus carolinensis chromosome 11, mSciCar1.2, whole genome shotgun sequence window:
- the LOC124959074 gene encoding LOW QUALITY PROTEIN: olfactory receptor 5B12-like (The sequence of the model RefSeq protein was modified relative to this genomic sequence to represent the inferred CDS: inserted 1 base in 1 codon) produces MENISEVTEFILLGLTDALELQVPLFMVFTLIYLISLFGNLGMILLILLDSRLHTPMYXFLSNLSLVDCVYSSAVTPKVMEELLTGDKTISYNACAAQMFFAGFVTIESFLLASMALDRHAAVCKPLHYTTTMTSTVCVLMVTTSYTCGLLQVSIHVAFTFHLSFCRSNVINHFFCDIPPLLALSCSDIYTNEIVLFTLAAFDTFFTLLVILSSYLFILVAILRMHSSEGQKKAFSTCASHLTAVSIFYGTMTFMYLQPNSSHSMDTDKMASVFYMMIIPMLNPLVYSLRNKEVNSAFRKAVGKAKFSLGLVC; encoded by the exons ATGGAGAACATCTCAGAGGTGACTGAATTTATTCTGCTGGGGTTAACAGATGCCCTCGAGCTACAGGTCCCCTTATTTATGGTCTTCACTCTCATCTACCTCATCTCTCTGTTTGGGAACCTGGGGATGATCCTGTTGATCCTGCTGGACTCCcgtctccacactcccatgt ttttcCTCAGTAACCTGTCTCTGGTGGACTGTGTTTATTCTTCAGCTGTCACTCCCAAGGTAATGGAGGAGTTGCTCACAGGAGATAAGACCATATCCTACAATGCATGTGCAGCCCAGATGTTCTTTGCAGGCTTTGTCACTATTGAGAGTTTCCTCCTGGCCTCCATGGCCCTGGATCGCCATGCAGCCGTGTGTAAGCCCCTGCATTACACCACCACCATGACAAGCACTGTGTGTGTCCTGATGGTCACCACCTCCTATACCTGTGGACTCCTGCAGGTTTCTATCCATGTTGCCTTCACGTTCCATCTCTCCTTCTGTCGTTCCAATGTGATCAATCACTTTTTCTGTGACATTCCCCCACTACTGGCTCTTTCTTGCTCAGATATCTACACAAATGAGATTGTGCTTTTCACATTGGCAGCATTTGATACTTTTTTCACCCTCTTGGTCATCTTGAgctcttatttattcattttggttgCTATCCTGAGGATGCACTCATCTGAGGGACAGAAGAAGGCTTTCTCCACCTGTGCATCCCACCTCACAGCTGTCTCCATCTTCTATGGAACCATGACTTTCATGTATTTACAGCCAAATTCTAGTCATTCTATGGACACAGACAAAATGGCATCTGTGTTCTACATGATGATCATCCCTATGCTGAACCCACTGGTCTACAGCTTGAGGAACAAAGAAGTCAACAGTGCATTCAGGAAGGCTGTTGGAAAAGCAAAGTTCTCACTAGGCTTAGTCTGTTAA